One window from the genome of Acidiferrobacterales bacterium encodes:
- a CDS encoding c-type cytochrome has translation MRLSIRIVLGLACLAAAVTVQADGDATAGREKSFTCTGCHSSPGYRNAYPGYTVPKLGGQKADYLTVALKAYRDGDRKHETMHAQIVQMTDSDIDDIATYFSQLVKE, from the coding sequence ATGAGATTGTCTATACGGATTGTGTTGGGTTTAGCCTGTCTTGCGGCTGCCGTGACAGTGCAAGCCGATGGTGATGCCACAGCCGGTCGGGAAAAGTCCTTTACCTGCACAGGCTGCCATTCTTCGCCTGGATACCGAAATGCCTATCCGGGCTATACGGTGCCGAAACTTGGTGGGCAAAAAGCCGACTACCTGACCGTCGCCCTGAAAGCTTATCGTGATGGAGACCGAAAACACGAAACAATGCATGCGCAAATTGTTCAGATGACCGACAGTGATATCGATGACATCGCCACCTATTTCTCGCAACTGGTAAAAGAGTGA
- a CDS encoding c-type cytochrome, whose protein sequence is MRQAIKSFQLIAIIATLAIAMVPASVWAGDPKAGEEKAALCLTCHGKGDSVQGVGTPIISGQYEDYLIQAIKSYRSGARNNPVMIGFSTSLSDKDIEDLAAFYANMESRLFTPTE, encoded by the coding sequence ATGAGACAGGCCATCAAAAGTTTCCAGCTTATTGCCATAATCGCAACGTTGGCGATTGCTATGGTTCCCGCTTCCGTCTGGGCAGGAGACCCCAAGGCCGGCGAAGAGAAAGCCGCACTGTGTCTGACGTGTCATGGAAAAGGAGATTCCGTGCAAGGTGTGGGAACCCCCATCATCTCAGGACAATATGAAGATTATCTGATTCAGGCAATAAAGAGTTATAGGTCGGGTGCCCGGAATAATCCAGTAATGATCGGGTTTTCGACCAGTCTGAGTGACAAGGATATTGAAGACTTGGCGGCATTCTACGCCAATATGGAGTCCCGACTCTTCACTCCGACTGAGTAA